The following proteins come from a genomic window of Gadus morhua chromosome 11, gadMor3.0, whole genome shotgun sequence:
- the LOC115553557 gene encoding E3 ubiquitin-protein ligase TRIM39-like, with product MASANTSWSEENFSCPICLDVFSSPVSTPCGHNFCGTCINKYWDEQVQCKCPVCNKIFDARPDPQVNILVSEMADLFRTTVRVKEQPCFEPGEVPCDVCTGTQLKAVKSCLVCLISYCQTHLERHQRVAVLKKHRLVEPMDRLEDRMCKKHDRLLELFCQTEQECVCQYCTETDHKSHPVVPLKEEYEVKTALLRKIVAEVQQMIRERKLKIKEIKDTVEFSKKDADGEIADGGQVFTALMRRVEKCRDDFNQTVKERLKTTEKQAEDLIKELEQEIEDLTNRSSEVKPLSHTKDHLHFLQAFRSLKDPPPTRDWTTVEVRPPSYAGTLRRTLDQLEETLNMEMKKPPVAELKRVQQYEVDVTLDPDTAYHRLILSEDGKQVHDGGVRKRLPDNPKRCTEYTCVLTRQSFSSGRFYFEVQVKDKAAWRLGVARESINRRGGTGLTPEMGYWTLSYYKNRLEFKDNPVVPLPLRAGLQKVGVFVDYDEGLVSFYDVEARVPIYSATGCTFTEPLYPIFHPGSHQEGRNSAPLIISPVNQTD from the coding sequence atggcctctgctaacacttcctggtctgaagagaacttttcctgtcccatctgtctggatgtgttcagcagcccagtttccacaccgtgtggacacaacttctgcggAACCTGCATTAATAAAtactgggatgaacaagtccagtgcaaatgtcctgtttgtAACAAGATTTTCGACGCTAGACCTGATCCACAGGTCAATATCCTTGTATCAGAGATGGCTGATCTGTTTAGAACGACCGTACGAGTTAAGGAGCAGCCTTGTTTtgaaccaggagaagttccctgtgacgtctgcactgggacccagctgaaggctgtgaagtcctgcctagtgtgtcttatctcttactgccaaacccacctggagcgacatcagagagtcgcagtcctgaagaaacatcggctggtcgagcctatggaccgtctggaagacaggatgtgtaagaaacacgaccgacttctggagctcttctgccagactgaacaggagtgtgtgtgtcagtactgcacagagacagaccacaagtcccaccCTGTTGTCCCtttaaaggaggaatatgaagtgaagacggccctgCTGAGGAAAATAGTggctgaagttcagcagatgatccGGGAGAGAAAACTAAAGATTAAGGAGATAAAAGACACGGTTGAATTTAGCAAGAAAGACGCAGACGGAGAGATAGCCGatggtgggcaggtcttcactgcttTGATGCGTCGCGTTGAAAAGTGCAGAGATGATttcaaccaaacagttaaagagagactgaaaaccacagagaaacaagctgaagacctcatcaaagagctggagcaggaaatagaagatctgaccaatagaagctcagaggtgaagccactctcacacactaaagaccacctccacttcctccaggccttcagatccctgaaggatcctccacccaccagggactggaccacggtggaggtccgtcctccgtcatacgcaGGGACCTTAAGGAGaaccctggatcagctggaggagacactgaacatggagatgaagaagccgCCTgttgctgaactgaagagggtccagcagtatgaagtggatgtgactctggatcctgatacagcttatCACAGGCTCATCCTGTcggaggatgggaaacaagtacatgatggaggtgtgaggaagagactcccagacaaccctaagagatgtACAGAGTATACATGTGTCCTCACgcggcagagcttctcctcagggagattttactttgaggtccaggttaaagacaaggcTGCATGGcgtttaggagtggccagagagtccatcaacagaagAGGTGGGACAGGGTTAACCCCTGAGatgggttactggactcttagCTACTACAAGAATCGATTGGAATTTAAAGATAACCCtgttgtccctctccctctgagagctgggctccagaaggtgggggtgtttgttgattatgatgagggtctggtctccttctatgatgtggaagccagggttcctatctactctgctactggctgcaccttcactgagcctctctatccaatctTCCATCCAGGTTCACATCAAGAAGGtagaaactctgcccccctgatcatctcacctgtcaatcaaacagactag